One Planctomicrobium piriforme DNA segment encodes these proteins:
- a CDS encoding family 16 glycoside hydrolase produces MTSTGQRCILLTLLALTGSLFSPLVWAQDPKTTYSTLEAAQADPDFAVQGEYVTPDQAPQKKGIQVVALGKGQFRVVVYTGGLPGAGWDQKLPQIIEEEETEAVADLLESLNVAKTSRTSSTLETPPPTGAVVLFDGQQSTLDKQWKPGAKMTPDGLLQAGATTAENFRDYTLHVEFRNPFMPFARGQARGNSGVYHQGRYETQILDSFGLKGLNNETGGIYTVRDPDQNLCLPPLAWQTYDIDFTAARFDAEGKKLSDARLTVRLNGEVVQRDIPVPDPTRAAPLKETAERGPIYLQDHGNPVQFRNIWLLPRDADLEARRPRIPGYERFHALSKHSTDGGLLLLGELGCINCHAPSETLKANLLPKTAPILTEVGARVRPEWIASFLTDPHGFKPGTTMPDVMAGWNAADRAAAAQALAQFLSTKGALRERNPDAKFVTAGEKLFGSVGCVACHAPADGKNVPVATSVPLGDLAAKYSIPSLTQFLKDPRATRPSARMPSLHLEKDQPEQVAHYLLRQGLDTLTPNVRYKVYEGRWSELPNFDELKPVKEGLCVGFDLTVAGKTDNFGIRFEAFLPDEQRGAYVFGLGSDDGARLYLDGDLVLDTDGIHPVQMQERTARFEEQPWHTIRVDYFEATGDEDLVVMMGKQGAALEYLAPLLLPTAGTAQAKSPTNTPDQRPRFTPDPALVARGRELFTSIGCANCHELKEKDQRLKSTLAAKPFDKLDAQAGCLADSTSGKTPDFALTNGQRRDIELALLTSAETSAPSPQQIIDRTFTAFNCYACHERQGIGGPEASRNELFLSTQPEMGDEGRIPPSLNGVGDKLQDAWLKTVLDKGARNRPYMLTRMPAFGGKNVGHVADALISLDQKHDAHLATFTEPPLRVKSTGRQLVGNGGLGCIKCHTFGDKKSTGIQAISLTGMTSRLRSDWFLRYVFNPQQYRPGTRMPTGFPDGHAVVKDVFHGDPNQQISAIWMYLSDGDKAGLPDGLVAQMIELKPEQEPIIYRNFIEGVSPRAIAVGYPEKVNLAWDANELCLKLIWHDRFLDAALHWTGRGTGNQTPLGDHILTLEPAIPFATLATPDAPWPTASIRSQTGYRFEGYQLDAKGRPVFSYQTPFGSVTDFPEPIRRDAHEGTINRVLTFQPQKSTEPVYFRAAVGSKIEPVADGYLVNDALTMKITGGDKPLLRKSGDQMELLVPIPQQPTTLTQEISW; encoded by the coding sequence ATGACTTCGACGGGCCAGCGCTGCATTTTGCTCACCCTGCTGGCATTAACCGGAAGCCTGTTCTCTCCGCTCGTATGGGCACAAGATCCCAAGACCACCTATTCCACTCTCGAAGCGGCTCAAGCTGATCCCGACTTCGCCGTGCAAGGCGAATACGTCACGCCGGATCAGGCTCCCCAGAAAAAAGGGATACAAGTCGTTGCCCTTGGAAAAGGGCAATTTCGGGTTGTGGTCTATACCGGCGGCCTCCCCGGCGCTGGCTGGGATCAGAAGCTGCCACAGATTATTGAGGAAGAAGAAACCGAAGCGGTTGCGGATCTGCTCGAAAGTCTGAACGTCGCCAAAACAAGTCGTACCAGCTCCACCCTCGAAACGCCTCCCCCCACCGGCGCTGTCGTTCTCTTCGATGGCCAGCAGTCGACCCTCGACAAGCAGTGGAAGCCTGGGGCGAAGATGACCCCCGACGGCTTGCTGCAGGCCGGGGCCACAACGGCGGAAAACTTTCGCGACTACACGCTGCACGTGGAGTTCCGCAACCCATTCATGCCCTTCGCCCGGGGACAGGCCCGTGGCAACAGCGGGGTCTATCATCAGGGACGCTACGAGACGCAGATTCTCGACTCCTTCGGACTCAAAGGTTTGAACAACGAGACCGGCGGCATCTACACCGTCCGCGATCCCGACCAGAATCTCTGCTTGCCCCCCTTGGCATGGCAGACGTACGACATCGATTTCACCGCCGCTCGATTCGATGCAGAGGGCAAGAAACTCTCCGACGCCAGACTCACCGTGCGACTCAATGGCGAAGTGGTCCAGCGCGATATCCCTGTGCCAGATCCCACTCGAGCGGCACCATTGAAAGAAACGGCAGAGCGCGGTCCCATCTATCTACAGGACCACGGCAATCCCGTCCAGTTCCGCAATATCTGGCTGCTCCCTCGAGATGCCGATCTCGAAGCGCGACGACCTCGCATCCCCGGCTACGAACGCTTCCACGCTCTTTCCAAACATTCGACTGACGGCGGGCTCCTGCTGCTGGGTGAACTCGGCTGCATCAACTGCCACGCTCCGTCCGAAACACTCAAAGCCAATTTGCTTCCCAAGACGGCGCCCATACTCACGGAAGTCGGCGCACGAGTCCGACCCGAATGGATTGCCAGCTTTCTGACGGACCCGCATGGCTTCAAGCCAGGCACCACGATGCCTGATGTGATGGCCGGCTGGAACGCAGCCGATCGTGCCGCCGCCGCTCAGGCACTCGCACAGTTCCTCTCGACCAAAGGAGCGCTGCGTGAACGGAACCCCGATGCCAAGTTCGTCACGGCCGGCGAGAAACTCTTTGGTTCCGTCGGCTGTGTTGCCTGCCACGCCCCGGCCGATGGCAAGAATGTTCCCGTCGCGACCTCGGTCCCGCTGGGAGACCTCGCCGCGAAGTATTCCATCCCTTCCCTGACGCAGTTTTTGAAAGATCCCCGTGCGACTCGGCCTTCCGCCCGCATGCCGTCTCTGCATTTGGAAAAAGATCAGCCAGAACAGGTGGCCCATTACCTGCTGCGGCAAGGGCTCGACACGCTGACTCCCAATGTCCGGTACAAGGTGTATGAAGGCCGCTGGAGCGAATTGCCCAACTTCGATGAACTCAAGCCGGTCAAGGAAGGGCTCTGCGTCGGTTTCGACCTGACGGTCGCAGGCAAGACCGACAACTTCGGCATTCGTTTCGAAGCGTTCCTCCCTGACGAGCAGCGCGGGGCCTATGTCTTTGGCCTTGGCTCGGATGACGGCGCGCGGCTTTACCTGGATGGTGACCTTGTTCTCGACACCGACGGCATTCATCCCGTGCAGATGCAAGAACGGACTGCCCGGTTTGAAGAGCAGCCGTGGCATACGATTCGGGTCGACTACTTCGAAGCGACCGGCGATGAAGACCTGGTCGTGATGATGGGCAAACAGGGTGCGGCGCTGGAATATCTGGCCCCTTTATTGCTTCCGACGGCTGGGACTGCCCAAGCGAAGTCGCCTACAAACACACCTGACCAGCGGCCTCGTTTCACTCCCGATCCCGCTCTCGTCGCCCGCGGGCGTGAACTGTTCACTTCCATTGGCTGTGCGAACTGCCACGAACTGAAAGAGAAAGACCAGCGGCTGAAATCGACCCTGGCAGCAAAGCCGTTCGACAAACTCGATGCTCAGGCAGGCTGTCTCGCCGACAGCACATCCGGCAAGACGCCCGATTTCGCCCTCACCAACGGTCAACGCCGCGATATTGAACTGGCGCTGCTCACTTCTGCCGAGACTTCCGCTCCCAGCCCGCAACAGATCATCGACCGCACGTTCACGGCATTTAACTGCTACGCCTGCCACGAACGTCAGGGCATCGGCGGGCCGGAAGCGAGTCGCAACGAACTCTTCCTGTCCACCCAGCCGGAGATGGGAGACGAAGGCCGCATCCCTCCCTCCCTCAACGGCGTCGGCGACAAACTCCAGGACGCCTGGCTGAAAACCGTTCTCGACAAAGGAGCCCGTAACCGACCTTACATGCTCACCAGAATGCCCGCCTTCGGCGGCAAGAATGTGGGGCACGTCGCCGATGCATTGATCTCGCTCGACCAGAAGCACGACGCCCACCTGGCCACATTCACCGAACCGCCGCTACGGGTGAAATCGACCGGGCGTCAACTTGTTGGCAACGGCGGTCTCGGCTGCATCAAGTGTCATACCTTCGGCGACAAGAAGTCGACCGGTATTCAGGCGATCTCCCTCACTGGGATGACGTCACGGCTCCGCTCCGACTGGTTCCTGCGATACGTCTTCAATCCGCAGCAGTACCGCCCCGGCACCCGGATGCCCACTGGATTCCCGGACGGGCATGCGGTCGTCAAAGATGTCTTTCATGGTGACCCAAACCAGCAGATCTCCGCCATCTGGATGTACCTGAGCGACGGCGACAAAGCCGGCCTGCCAGATGGCCTTGTCGCCCAGATGATCGAACTCAAGCCGGAGCAGGAACCGATCATCTATCGGAACTTCATCGAAGGCGTTTCACCCCGCGCGATTGCCGTGGGCTACCCAGAGAAAGTGAATCTCGCCTGGGACGCGAATGAGCTCTGTTTGAAGCTGATCTGGCACGATCGCTTCCTGGATGCGGCATTGCATTGGACCGGCCGAGGCACCGGCAATCAGACTCCGCTGGGCGATCACATTCTCACGCTGGAACCGGCGATTCCGTTCGCGACGCTGGCCACGCCTGATGCCCCGTGGCCCACCGCTTCCATCCGGTCCCAAACGGGATATCGCTTCGAAGGCTATCAACTCGACGCCAAGGGGCGACCCGTATTCAGTTACCAAACCCCGTTTGGCAGCGTCACCGATTTTCCGGAACCAATACGACGCGATGCCCATGAAGGCACGATCAACCGCGTCCTCACCTTCCAGCCTCAGAAATCAACGGAGCCAGTGTACTTCCGTGCCGCGGTCGGTTCAAAAATCGAACCGGTCGCAGACGGTTACCTCGTCAACGACGCCCTCACCATGAAAATCACCGGCGGCGACAAGCCCCTCCTCCGCAAATCCGGCGACCAGATGGAACTGCTAGTTCCGATCCCCCAGCAGCCCACAACGCTGACGCAAGAAATCAGTTGGTGA
- a CDS encoding ABC transporter permease subunit: MGALTLLAQTQADAIQMPYRALMVGYAIFIPALLLLNYMTKSGVIARATTKEAIRQPVFLLMTALGLTVITINVWVPFFSLGDDTKMYIDCGLATVLICSLLHCVWTASVSVADEIEGKTAMTLLSKPINRRQFVFGKYIGIFQSALIMIAILGVVFFFLTYYKFHYDQKESAQEQTPLVYFRAVSWLPFQMPFMNRVYFEVARSILPGLTLIGMEVAVMTAVSVAISTRVPMMVNMIVCFAVFVIGNLSSVLVQSNVQNVFVRFFARLFATILPGLDHFNMSAAVSTGKIIPPEYIGLAGLYCLAYVAAMLMVGMWLFEDRDLA; this comes from the coding sequence ATGGGGGCGTTGACGTTACTGGCCCAGACGCAGGCAGACGCAATTCAGATGCCCTATCGGGCTCTGATGGTGGGATATGCGATTTTCATCCCGGCGCTGCTGCTGCTGAATTACATGACGAAATCTGGAGTCATTGCCCGGGCCACCACCAAGGAAGCGATTCGCCAGCCGGTCTTTCTGCTGATGACCGCGCTCGGCCTGACAGTGATTACGATCAACGTCTGGGTGCCGTTCTTCTCACTGGGGGACGACACGAAGATGTACATCGACTGCGGCCTGGCGACCGTGCTGATTTGCTCGCTGTTGCATTGCGTGTGGACGGCCAGCGTCAGCGTGGCGGACGAAATCGAAGGCAAAACGGCGATGACCCTGCTGTCGAAGCCGATCAATCGTCGTCAGTTTGTCTTCGGAAAGTACATCGGCATCTTCCAGTCGGCGCTGATTATGATCGCCATTCTGGGGGTCGTGTTCTTTTTCCTGACGTACTACAAGTTCCACTACGATCAGAAGGAGTCCGCCCAGGAGCAGACGCCGCTGGTTTACTTCCGCGCAGTCTCCTGGTTGCCGTTCCAGATGCCGTTCATGAATCGGGTCTACTTCGAAGTCGCCCGTTCGATTCTGCCGGGACTGACCCTGATCGGCATGGAAGTGGCCGTGATGACCGCTGTCAGCGTGGCGATTTCCACCCGCGTCCCGATGATGGTGAACATGATCGTCTGCTTTGCGGTGTTCGTCATCGGCAACCTGTCGTCGGTGCTGGTCCAATCGAACGTGCAGAATGTGTTCGTGCGGTTTTTCGCCCGTTTGTTTGCGACCATCCTGCCTGGACTCGATCACTTCAATATGTCCGCGGCAGTCTCGACGGGAAAGATTATTCCACCGGAATACATCGGACTTGCCGGGTTGTACTGCCTGGCCTATGTGGCAGCGATGCTGATGGTGGGGATGTGGCTGTTTGAGGACCGCGATCTGGCATAA
- a CDS encoding sulfatase-like hydrolase/transferase, whose product MRWFLLLLLLAPAVATADDRPNILWLTTEDIGPELGCYGDKYADTPNLDAFAKRSTLYLNAWSNAPVCAPARTTIISGMYASSLGAEHMRSLVPLPKGVQLYPTLMREAGYFCINPGKTDYNVEAPAKLWDRIGKDESPWPLLQQRQPFMAVLNNVGTHESQIRTRPHEWKHDPAKAVIPPYHPNAQETREDWAQYYDNITAMDAWFAEQLKQFDAAGLSDNTIVFFYGDHGSGMPRHKRSLQNSGLRVPLIVHIPEKFRSLLPTDTPIHGQAERLVGFVDLAPTILSLAGAAIPQTMQGVPFLGKIASPPQPYLYGFRGRMDERIDLLRTVRDERFHYIRHYMPHRVAGAHMAYMFETPTTRKWKALFDAGQLNPIQAAFWEPKPSEELYDLQSDPHETRNLVTSPEHQQQLKALRQAHLDHIMAIRDPGFLPEDELHSRAPGMAPYDLAHDPQKYPLPDVFKMAHEASMLLPDALNDLITGLSHPDSAVRYWAVMGILMRGPTAVSDTHEQLLEIMLNDPSPSVRTVAAEALGRFGYLEDRPQVLDWLLEAANGEKHGPYVSILALEAIDYMNEKAAPATDRIQKIPRKGPWQSPRNANYADRLIEEILIGLPSK is encoded by the coding sequence ATGCGCTGGTTCCTGTTGCTCTTGTTGCTCGCTCCGGCTGTCGCCACTGCTGACGACCGTCCGAATATTCTCTGGCTGACAACGGAAGACATCGGGCCGGAACTCGGCTGCTACGGCGACAAGTATGCCGACACCCCAAATCTCGATGCCTTTGCCAAACGCAGCACGCTCTATCTGAACGCCTGGTCCAACGCCCCTGTTTGTGCTCCGGCCCGCACGACGATCATCTCCGGCATGTACGCCTCCAGCTTGGGCGCGGAACACATGCGCAGCCTCGTTCCGTTGCCGAAGGGAGTCCAACTCTACCCGACGCTGATGCGTGAAGCAGGCTACTTTTGCATCAACCCGGGCAAGACCGATTACAACGTCGAGGCTCCTGCCAAACTCTGGGACAGAATCGGCAAGGACGAATCTCCCTGGCCGCTATTGCAACAGCGACAGCCGTTCATGGCGGTCTTGAACAACGTCGGCACCCATGAAAGCCAGATTCGTACTCGGCCGCACGAGTGGAAACACGACCCGGCAAAAGCCGTCATCCCCCCCTATCATCCCAACGCTCAGGAAACCCGTGAGGACTGGGCGCAGTACTACGACAACATCACCGCGATGGACGCCTGGTTCGCGGAACAGCTCAAGCAGTTCGACGCCGCCGGCCTCAGCGACAACACGATCGTCTTTTTCTACGGCGATCACGGGTCAGGCATGCCGCGGCACAAGCGTTCGCTGCAGAATTCGGGCCTCCGTGTGCCGCTCATCGTGCATATTCCGGAAAAATTTCGCAGCCTGCTGCCGACCGACACACCCATTCACGGTCAGGCGGAACGTCTGGTCGGGTTTGTCGATCTGGCGCCAACGATTCTCAGTCTCGCAGGTGCGGCCATCCCTCAAACCATGCAGGGAGTTCCGTTTCTCGGCAAGATTGCTTCGCCGCCACAACCGTATCTCTATGGATTTCGCGGTCGCATGGATGAACGGATTGACCTGTTGCGTACCGTCCGCGACGAAAGATTTCACTATATCCGCCATTACATGCCGCATCGGGTCGCGGGCGCGCACATGGCCTACATGTTCGAAACGCCGACCACCCGCAAGTGGAAAGCCCTGTTCGATGCAGGTCAGTTGAACCCCATTCAAGCAGCCTTCTGGGAACCCAAACCGTCCGAAGAACTCTACGACCTCCAATCCGATCCTCACGAAACCAGAAACCTGGTCACCTCGCCTGAGCACCAGCAACAACTGAAAGCACTCCGTCAGGCTCATCTCGATCACATCATGGCCATCCGCGATCCCGGGTTCCTGCCGGAAGATGAACTGCATTCACGCGCGCCAGGCATGGCCCCTTACGACCTGGCCCATGATCCGCAGAAGTATCCGCTTCCCGACGTCTTCAAAATGGCGCACGAAGCCTCAATGCTGCTGCCCGACGCTCTCAACGATCTCATCACGGGCTTGTCCCATCCTGACAGCGCGGTCCGCTATTGGGCGGTGATGGGCATTCTGATGCGGGGACCAACTGCGGTTTCAGACACTCACGAACAGCTCCTCGAAATCATGCTGAATGATCCCTCGCCGAGCGTCCGCACCGTCGCCGCCGAAGCACTGGGCCGGTTTGGATACCTCGAAGACCGCCCGCAGGTACTCGACTGGCTGCTCGAGGCCGCGAACGGAGAGAAGCACGGTCCGTATGTTTCGATCCTCGCACTCGAAGCGATCGACTACATGAACGAAAAAGCCGCGCCTGCAACTGATCGCATCCAAAAGATCCCCCGCAAAGGCCCCTGGCAATCTCCCCGCAACGCCAACTACGCCGACCGCCTGATCGAGGAAATCCTGATTGGTCTTCCCTCGAAATAG
- a CDS encoding Gfo/Idh/MocA family protein, with protein sequence MPPKLCRWGIMGSAVIAQKNWQAIVNSGNGIVTAVASREPSKAASFIEDRQRECPFSAAPAACTYDELLARDDVDAVYIPLPTGLRAPWVIKAAEAGKHVLCEKPCATSVAELREMLAACAANNVQFMDGVMFMHSQRMPAIRAALDDKSNIGDLRRISSHFSFRAPDDFLQNNIRMSSQLEPHGCLGDLGWYCIRFALWTMQYQMPLEVTAHMLSQQGRPDSPDAVPMELSAEIFFPGDVSFGFYCSFLVAQQQTVTLSGSQGYLHVPDFVLPFFGSDVGFEVVNHDFEIRGCQFNMATYPRRISVKEYSNNHPTSQETNLFRKFAELALGRQPDPAWGDVALRTQIVLDACLASARGGGRPVKLSS encoded by the coding sequence ATGCCACCAAAACTCTGCCGCTGGGGAATTATGGGTTCCGCGGTCATCGCCCAGAAGAACTGGCAGGCGATCGTCAATTCCGGAAACGGAATCGTAACGGCCGTCGCCAGCCGCGAGCCCAGCAAAGCCGCGTCGTTTATTGAGGATCGCCAGCGGGAATGCCCGTTTTCCGCGGCACCGGCCGCCTGCACTTACGATGAACTCCTCGCGCGTGACGATGTCGATGCCGTCTACATTCCGCTGCCGACCGGTCTCCGCGCTCCCTGGGTCATCAAGGCCGCCGAGGCCGGCAAGCACGTCCTTTGCGAGAAGCCCTGCGCGACGAGCGTTGCCGAACTCCGTGAGATGCTCGCCGCGTGTGCCGCGAACAACGTGCAGTTCATGGACGGCGTGATGTTCATGCATTCGCAGCGCATGCCCGCCATTCGCGCCGCGCTCGACGACAAGTCGAACATCGGCGATTTGCGTCGCATCTCGTCCCATTTCAGCTTTCGCGCTCCGGACGATTTCCTGCAAAACAACATTCGCATGAGCAGCCAGCTCGAACCGCACGGCTGCCTGGGGGATCTCGGTTGGTACTGCATTCGCTTCGCACTCTGGACCATGCAGTATCAGATGCCGCTGGAAGTCACCGCCCACATGCTCTCCCAGCAGGGCCGACCCGACAGTCCCGACGCCGTCCCCATGGAACTGAGTGCGGAAATTTTTTTCCCCGGAGATGTTTCCTTCGGCTTCTACTGCTCGTTCCTGGTCGCTCAGCAGCAGACCGTGACCCTCAGCGGCTCGCAGGGCTACCTGCATGTGCCTGACTTCGTGCTCCCCTTCTTTGGCAGCGACGTCGGCTTCGAGGTCGTGAATCACGATTTCGAAATTCGGGGGTGCCAGTTCAACATGGCGACTTACCCCCGCCGCATTTCCGTGAAAGAATACAGCAACAATCACCCCACTTCGCAGGAAACCAACCTGTTCCGCAAGTTCGCCGAACTGGCCCTCGGCAGGCAGCCTGATCCTGCCTGGGGAGATGTCGCGCTCAGAACACAGATCGTCCTGGATGCCTGTCTGGCTTCTGCCCGCGGCGGCGGACGGCCCGTAAAGTTGTCTTCGTGA
- a CDS encoding ABC transporter transmembrane domain-containing protein, whose protein sequence is MSGLLAPMRRLVTRRSWLDRNGSLLIVWMSATAVCVIVLLLLVTLLVDMLVTRGVLESNRVHGLAPPGTEVEAGLWVQVVRFGQLPAWAWLQPFAASIPILQTTSGALSILILLTLLTVVCFSYSRNRARVYSARSARDLATWLRSSIHRQTLRLGPSDLTGHRYQTALAHFVDDAESIREAAAEWRWRFVRSVILLPVLTICILAIDVRLGLECLIPTVACWFVYRYERQQGSKKRQISESHADTEVRFLAEALKQTRLVRGYSMEDFEQTLFNRHLERMTDQSRTGRRLERAALSTARLVTWSGLTLVILLVALRVTSAVSPLPLANAVAMLVALGLFAIELNSWDRLLQLRTELEVSGDRIYRYLDEIPEVGQAVGAKFIEPVTKSIVLEAVHYQQLGHQLLRGVDLRIEAKTEVALVSLDPLLPRTVAYLLPRFIEPTRGRVMYDGEDIAWGTLESIRTETLYVGAEDPVLSGSILDNILCGDSRYSVQDAIEAAKLVHAHTFISRLPQGYETMLGEHGEQLDAGAMFRLGLARAALRDPAVMIIEEPKGGLDEDTKSLIDDAYQRLSATRTMIYLPGRLSTSRRCDQVVLLHDGIVEAVGTHQELTKMSEVFRHWDYLTFNTFSRRSRRLQQV, encoded by the coding sequence ATGTCAGGTCTGCTCGCACCGATGCGGCGTCTGGTGACCCGTCGATCCTGGCTGGATCGAAACGGTAGCCTGCTGATCGTCTGGATGTCGGCGACGGCGGTCTGCGTCATCGTCCTGTTGCTGTTGGTGACCCTGCTGGTCGACATGCTGGTGACCCGTGGCGTGCTGGAAAGCAACCGCGTGCACGGGCTTGCCCCGCCGGGAACCGAAGTCGAGGCCGGCCTGTGGGTGCAGGTGGTGAGGTTCGGACAGTTGCCCGCCTGGGCCTGGCTGCAGCCGTTCGCCGCGAGTATCCCGATTCTGCAGACCACGTCGGGAGCGTTGTCGATTCTGATTCTGCTCACGCTGCTGACGGTGGTGTGCTTCTCGTATTCGCGGAATCGTGCGAGGGTGTATTCCGCCCGGTCTGCACGTGATCTGGCGACATGGCTGCGAAGTTCGATTCACCGCCAGACGCTGCGACTCGGTCCCAGCGACCTGACGGGGCACCGCTATCAGACGGCGCTCGCGCATTTTGTCGATGACGCGGAATCGATTCGCGAAGCCGCCGCCGAATGGCGTTGGCGGTTTGTGCGAAGCGTCATCCTCTTACCGGTTCTGACAATCTGCATCCTGGCGATTGATGTCCGGTTAGGGCTCGAATGCCTGATTCCGACGGTCGCCTGCTGGTTCGTCTACCGCTACGAACGTCAGCAGGGTTCGAAGAAACGGCAGATCTCGGAGTCGCACGCTGATACCGAAGTCCGGTTCCTGGCCGAAGCGCTCAAGCAGACCCGGCTGGTGCGCGGCTACAGCATGGAAGATTTCGAACAGACGCTGTTCAACCGGCATCTGGAGCGGATGACTGATCAGTCGCGAACCGGTCGTCGGCTGGAACGGGCGGCGCTGTCGACCGCGCGGCTGGTCACCTGGTCTGGTTTGACGCTCGTCATCCTGCTGGTGGCCTTGCGTGTGACCTCGGCGGTGAGCCCCTTGCCCCTGGCGAACGCCGTGGCGATGCTCGTTGCGCTGGGGCTGTTTGCCATTGAGCTCAATTCCTGGGACCGACTGCTGCAACTGCGAACCGAACTGGAAGTGAGCGGCGATCGCATTTACCGGTACCTCGACGAGATTCCGGAAGTCGGTCAGGCGGTGGGCGCCAAGTTCATTGAGCCGGTCACCAAATCGATTGTGCTGGAGGCAGTCCATTACCAGCAATTGGGGCATCAACTGCTCCGCGGCGTCGATCTGCGAATCGAAGCCAAAACGGAAGTGGCGCTGGTCTCGCTTGACCCGTTGTTGCCGCGGACGGTGGCCTACCTGCTCCCGCGGTTCATTGAGCCGACTCGCGGCCGGGTCATGTACGACGGCGAAGACATTGCCTGGGGCACACTGGAGTCGATTCGCACCGAGACGCTGTACGTCGGCGCGGAAGACCCCGTTCTGTCCGGCAGCATCCTCGACAACATCCTCTGCGGCGACAGCCGATATTCCGTCCAGGACGCCATCGAAGCCGCGAAACTCGTGCATGCCCACACCTTTATTTCCCGGCTGCCGCAGGGATATGAAACGATGCTGGGGGAACACGGCGAGCAGCTTGATGCCGGGGCCATGTTCCGACTGGGCCTCGCCCGGGCCGCGCTGCGGGATCCGGCGGTCATGATCATCGAAGAACCCAAGGGGGGGCTCGATGAAGACACGAAGTCGTTGATTGACGATGCCTACCAGCGGCTGTCAGCGACCCGCACCATGATCTACTTGCCAGGCCGGCTCAGCACGAGCCGCCGCTGCGATCAGGTGGTGCTGCTGCATGACGGCATCGTCGAAGCAGTCGGCACCCACCAGGAACTGACGAAGATGTCCGAAGTCTTCCGGCACTGGGATTACCTGACGTTCAACACCTTCAGCCGAAGATCACGACGACTGCAACAGGTGTAG